Within Equus przewalskii isolate Varuska chromosome 9, EquPr2, whole genome shotgun sequence, the genomic segment TGGGGCCTGCTGTCTCCTTTTTAACACCAGCAGTGAAAGCGCGGCAATGTGTGTGCAATATTTCTGCCCAGGGAAGCCCATTAGAGAGTCAGGACCCTAGGTGTTTTGGGGGGCTGGTCACATGGGCCCCCTCTGCCTAGCAGGTACCCAAATGCCAGACTTCCGCAAGAAAACAGTGTCAGCAGCCTAAACCATATCGTTTTGCACAAACAGCCCAGGCACAATGCCACTCTCATCATTTTGAGAAAGTTTTCTAACAGTGGAGAGAAGTGTTTACCAGCCCGTTTCCCAGATGCAAAGTGAGGGCCAACCTTGCAAGCAGGCCTTTCTAAGGCGACCAGGCCCCAGACCCCCTACGTTAGCTATGTTCTGCACAACAGACTTTGCTCCTCTCCCACACCTGCAGGCTGAATCTCTACGTCTCAAAGAGGCCATGCTGgcccgtgtccgagtggttaagttctcgccctctgctttggcggcccagggtttcactggtttggatcctgggcgtggacacggcatcgctcatcaggccacgctgaggcggcgtcccacatgccacaactagaaggacccacaactaggatctAAAACTAtgtgtggggctttggggagaaaaaaaaaaagaggaagattggcaacagatgttagctcagggcccatcttcctcaccaaaaagcataccttaaaaaaaaaatgagggcaTATGGCAGTGATTGGTTTGAAGATAAGAAGCAACATAATGAAAAGCAAATGTAAGATCCAAAGGAACAGGTAAAACCATAAAACCTCCGTAAGACACTGttgcaaaaatgaaaaggcaagccacagacggggaaaatatttgcaaaacgtttatctgacaaaggacttgtctCTAGAAATATAAGGAACTCTTATAACTGTCGATGCAAATCACCCAtagtcaatctataaatcaaaatgggggtgagtttattctgagccaggTCCAAAGAAGGAAGGGTGCCAAAGAGGCGGGGTGTTCAGAGTACGTATAtaccgtcttggaacaaagagcacatGTCAcctatgacaggaatatctcttttgcTACTGTCGTGAgatgctttgctggcacagcaggtcggtGGTCACCTGgcgagcacagcaggtcagtaattaatccttagtttccaggaagagacgCTTGTGATTAAAGAAACGCCGATATGGGGGGAAGTCACATCCCCATCTTTACGGGCAtcgttcttgtctttgggacgctgtaaatgtttaaagcagatgtacgaggcatgctcaacaggccacctcaggcccttttgggaaaacaagGTGAGGCTGAATTACTTTTAAATCAAAGgccttcctcatatactccaatatatcctatggCCGTTCACTTATTTATCACAGCTTAATAATAaggcaaacaacccaataaaaaacgGGTGAAAGATTTGAATAAATAGACATGTCATCAGAGAAGATATATGATGACAAATAAGGGCATGAAAAGATGCCTAACCTCCTTCATCtttagggaaatccaaatcaaaatgaGATACTGCCCCAGGCCCATCAGAATGGCGAAATTAGAAAGACTGACCACaccaagtgctggcgaggataCGGGGCAACTGGAAGTCTCCTACcctcctggtgggaatgtaaagtggtacaaccCCTCTGGACAACAGTTTGgtgttttcttaaaaagttaactgTACACTTACCCTATGATCCAGTCGTTCCACACCCAGGTGTTTacccaggaggaagggaagcttaTGGCCATGCAAAGATCTGTGCAGGAAGGTACGTTGCAGCTTTGGCTGTGAAAGGTTGTGAAAAGAGCTCCTGGAGCTCAGGGGCAGGGTCCTGACGGGCGCTGCTCCACCTGCCATAAGCTCGGGCCCTGTGATGTCCGCAGGGCCCAGTGGCCAGCCCGCTGGGGGAGGGTGAGGCTCTGCACGGCCGCCCAGGGAGGTCTGGCTCCCGGGACCTCCCCTCCCGCAGGCCCTGAGTCAGCAGCCGCAACAAAGGCAGAGTGTGGGGAGGACGAGGGGGTGACCCAGCCAGCACAGGCCCCGAGATCACATCCACAGTGGGGGTCTCTCCCCCGCCTGGGCTCACGCACCTCGGCTCCCTTCGCCGCCCCTGGCCTCTGGCTCCCTAGTGTGCAGCACCTTGGGGCTGCTGGCGAAGACGCAGGTGGGGTGCAGCACGGCGCCCTGCTTGGCCTGTGTGTGGAAAATCTGCAGAGACCAGAGGCGGGCGCGGGTCACAGAGCCCCTTGGACTGCTCTTCCCACTGCCCGCAACGCTTCTCCTCCACTCTCTGGGCCAGGGTCCCCCGGTATGTCTCAACTCAGaaatcccctcctccaggaagccctccgtGCCCCCCTCCCAGGCTGGTCAGGAGCCCCCACTGAGCTCCTtccaccccactcccccaccccgggttcctccactctgtgtcttctttaTTTGGTGATGGCACAGATCAGGGCCTCAGGgtacgtttgttgaatgaatgaaggaaggcaggcaggaataGATGCTACACTAAGGAGTTTGGACCTTGTCTAGAGGGCACTGGGGGACCATGGAGGGGAGTGACAAGGTCAGGTCCGGACACGCTCCAGGTGCCCCCTCAAGCTGGGGCCTCTGAACACACTGGGCCCGTGAATGTGGAGACGGGCTGCTCCCCAGTCAGGCCTGGGCTGTCTGCGGAGGGCTCAGGGTcctccctggggtggggtgggggcgcaAGGAGGAGCCACAGCCTCAGGGAGGCCCTGATCCCAGCAGAATGATAGCCAGCTGGGGCGGCCCCCCGGCCTCACCTGCACCCAGGCGTTGAAGACATTGAAGAGCATGGAGGGGTCGCCCTGGCTGCTCCCAGGGGCCCCAGCTTGGACACGGAGCCCTGGGCAGCATCTTCCCCGGGGCAGGGACCAGGCAGAGGCTGGGCCTCCTGGCCTCTCAGAAGTTGCTCGTGCTCTGTGCTAAGTTGCATGACCTCAAGCGAGTGCCTCACTTTACCCCTCTGGAAAATGGGACAAGCACAGCTCCTGCCTCTTGGGGCCCAAAGTAGGTGCGACGTAGGTGCTGGCTGCTTTTATTAATAACACAGCTGCCTTCCCTGCCCTATTTCCACACTCCCGTCTCCCTCCTGGCCTCATTTTCGTCCCAGCACTCGCTAGGCCCTCATGGGATGCCTGTTCACTTCCGTTGCCTGTGTCCACTTCCCGGCTATAATGTGGGCCCCGGGAGGCGGGCACCCCTGTCTGTTCGCCGCAGGTCCCCCGGGCCTGGCCATGGGCCACTGTGAGGCTGGGAGTGGGAGAGTCAGCGTGTGTGTAGCTGGGCTGCAGCGTGTCTGTCCGGGTGTGTCTCTGTGGCGTGGTGCGGCTCTGTGCGTGTCGTGTGCTGTGATGTCCAGATGCATCCAAGCCAgagtgtgtgtgggagtgtgGCCGGGCTAGGCTGTTAGttaatgttgttgttgttgtgtgtgtgtgtgtgtgtgtgtgtggctgcaCCGTTGTGTGCCAACGTCTGCCTCCCACTGCAGCAATGGGGTCGTATGGTCTCGCTGTGTGCCTCATCCCTGGCATGACGGGGTGTGCTGTTGTTACCGTCTTATTGTGCGGCTTTGTCTCTTGGGGGCGGGTGGAGTTGTGCGCTGCCGAGTGTGTACGTGTGCCACAGTGGGCATGACTGCTCGTGTCTGTGTGCGTGGCTGTGCCGCTGTGTGTTCCCGCCCATGACCGTATCCAAGTGCGTGCTTGGTATGTCCTTGCGCGTCCCCGTGAGCTGGATCTCAGGGTGCGCTGTCGTGCCTCCGGCTGGATACGTGTGTGTTGTGTTGTTGTGTGGTGGGGGGGCAGCTGGGTGTCCCACCATGTGGCCAGCTAGAGGTGGCTGCCGTGCTGTGTTGTGCGTTTGCAGCTGTGTCGTCGTGACACTGGTTGGGTGTGGGCTGGGCTGTCGTACGTGAAGAGCCTGGTGTGCTTTCGTGTTGTTGATGGCAGAACGGAGGTGTGCGCTGTTGTGTTGCGTCTCTGGCTGGGTTGTGGTTTGTGTGGACGTGCAATTGCGTAGCCAGATAACGGTGAGCGCTGTGTGTTTCcatgcttctgtgtgtgtgtgtgtgtgtgtgtgtgtgtgtgagagagagggagagcaagggATGGATTCCCAGCCTGAGAGTCATTGCTCATCCCTCCGGCCTCCCCCACTTCTGGACAAGAGACCCCTTTGTTCCCAGTGGCAGAAGGGGGGTGTCCTCCCTCTCGAGGCCCTGGCAAGGTCTCAGCTCTGAGCCTCATCAACACAACATCCTCTGAGCTTCTGCCCTGTGCCCGGCCACCTGCTGGGGGTCGTGGTGCTGGGGGCGTCGGCCGGGGCACCAGACCTCTGACAACCTGAGTGGTCGGGACAGCGATGGGTGAGCCCCGAGGGGACTCTGGCCCAACCCGAGTGGCTCGAGAGGCCTTCTTTGAGGACGGTATTCTTACAAGATAATTTTGGGGAAATCGTGACTTATCCGGATCTAAAAGTGACCGCGTGTTATTTGACTTAACCTGGGTGAAAGGTTACAGTCAGCTCACAGGAGAATCGAAGAACAGAGTCGTGGGTCAGGAATATTGGAACGAACAGGAAACAGAGGCAAAACATTTGGGAGGGTTCCTCTCATCTGAATGGTTGTGGCCCCCCCAAATCCAGATGTTGAAATCTTAGCCCCCAAAGGAGATGGTATTAGCAGGGGGGCCCTGGGAGGTGCTTAAGTTTAGAGGATGGAGTCTTCGAGAaggggattagtgccttataaaggATGGTTCAGAGAGACTCCAGCCCCTTCCATCaggaggatacagtgagaaggggCCGGCTATGAACCCAGGAGAGGTCCTCACCCGACCACGCTGGCACCTccatcttggactcccagcctcccgGACTGTGAGccatgaatttctgttgtttacaggCACCCAATCTGTGGGGTTTTGTTTCAGCAGCCGGAACAGACGCAGACGGGGGCAGAGAGTGGTCCCCCTTCCAGACAGCATTCATTCGTGTGTCTGTAGAAAAGAATTATTTCGCGTTGCCATCACCTACCTACAATCTACGGAGTTGCAAGATGGATCCTATAGAATTGGATAATTCTGAATGATGGTGttctgggttgaattgtgtcccaccCCAAATTAATATGTTCAAGTCCTGACCCCCAGTATCTGAGAAGACAGGCTCATTAGGAAATAGGGTCGTTGCAGATGAAATCAGCTGAGAGGGGACCCTACTGGAATAGGGTGGGCCGTGTTCCAACATGATTAGTGTCCTCATAAAACGGGGAAATTTGCACACAGACACTCACGCTGGGAGAGTGctgtgtgaagatgaaggcagagatcgaGGTGATGCATTTAGgagccaaggaacgccaaagatggccagcaaaccaccagcAGCTGAGAGAGACGCCCAGAACGGACTCTTTCCTGCAGCCCGGGAAGGAACCAGCTCTGCTGACTCCTTGATCTCGGATTTCTGGCCCCTAGAACCGTGAGAGAAATTTCTGcggtttaagccactcagtttacgGTGCTTTGTGACAACGGCCCTAGCCAACTAATACAGATACAACACGGAGAAGGCAGAGTTTCCCACCGAAGCACAAAATTTTCCCTACAATACGTTGGAGCTGATTcttggaggaagagcaggaatCAGGCAGCAGGAGAGCGTCgagacagcatgtgcaaaggtccagaGGTAGAAAGTGGGTGGGGTCGGTGATGAGATTGTTCGGCAAGGGCACCGAGAGAACGGGCAAGCAGGGAGGGACCAGGCTGGGGCAGAGGATGCTAAGGTTTGGATTTTTGCTCGGGGGAGCTCTGTAAACCCCTGAAAGGGACCTCTATTTATGGGGCATtgactgcccccagcccctcagtgCTCTACATACAGGCTCATTACACCCTCCCGAGACTCCTGGGGGTCAGAAGCCACACAGCCAGCCACAGAGGTGGAGCGGGCCTTGAACCTCGTCCGCCACCTGCGCTGAGGGATCCCGCAGGTGAGGACCAAGGAGGTGAAGACAGAGGCCGGGGAAGGGAAACTTCCGGGCAGAGTTCATCTTCACTGAGCTGACTGCTGTGCCAGACGCTGTTCTCGTTCTTTCCACGTGTACGAGCTCATTTCGCGCTCACATCAGCCTCCCAGGGAAGCACTATTTTCACGTCGCTTCATATCCTTGCCACCACCGACCCAATCGCTCCCACGAAAGAAggggctttgtttattttttcatcaatAAATGCGGGGAACTACcgcagcgggggggggggggggggggcgcagtGTATTCCCTGAAGGCCATGCGGCCCTAAGCCCCTGACTCAGCAGCCAGCTTCCAGCACTTTCCAAGAACCGCTTCTCTGGGAGGCGCAAAGGAGGGACCGCAAAGGCGATCAGGCGGCGCCCGGATCCAGCTGCCAGGCCTTAAGAAGGCAGCTGGGGTCCCTGGAGCGCTACCGGCGACCTCAGCTCCATGCACCAGCCCGTGCGCACTCCGCATCCTTTCCAACGCGCCCCTCCCGCACTCTCCggggaggagaggggctcagggtcGCCCCCTCCCGGCCCCGCTGTAAACCCACCCCCGACGCCTGCAATTCCGTTTCCACCCTGGAACCGCGGGCCCTGAGCCCCGCCCCACGAGGCCATACCATTCGTGCCCGGAGGGGGATCCGGGCGGGGGCGCGCAGGGGCTTCCCCCGGGGACTCCCTCCGCCGGGGGGCTCCCCGGACCCACTGGGGCAGAGGACGGCGGTTTGCATGATGGGCTCAGATGGCGGGCCGCAGGGCCCCTCTTCCCCCGCTGTGGgcctttctctcctccatcccacccccGACGTTGGTTCGCGCCCCGGATGCCCAGGAATGGACTTTGCGCGGACGTTCGCCCCGGGCGCAGACCTCGCGCGTCCCCGCCGGAGGTCGGTCGTCGTCCGCGCTGTGGGCGTCGTCGCGATCCCGAACCATGGCGCTCGCCGTCCGAGTCGTTTATTGGTGAGCACCACGGCCGGagacccccgccccccgccccgcgcccggaCCGTCCCCACCCTCCGTCCCCACGGAGCTGGGCGCCGGGGTGTCCGGGGCAGGACCCGTGGGCGTCCCTCCACGGGGAAGGCGATCCCCTGTGGCTGGGGTGGCGTGAGGAGGGGCGAAGAGTAGAGGCCGGGGACCCCCCTCCCCAGTTTGTGACACCCCAGAAGTCTCCGATTACTGGAAAAAGGAGATCTGAGACACATGGGTGTCCATTTGGGACCCCCGACTCCGGTGCTCCGTTTGGGCGGCGGATGGGGGTCGGTTTGGTGATGAGAGAGGGCCCTCTGTGGGCCCTTAggtttcccctcccccaggatcGTGAACAGTCACGGGGTGGGGACAGCGAGGCGAGGACGTTCGAGAACGTTCCGGCGTGTGTTTTGGAAAGGACTTGGGCGAATACAATGGGTGCCCCTAGCGACTAGCCATCCTCCctttttggcctcagtttccccatctgtagagggagagagagagatcttaaTAGTTACCGCGAATGGAGTGCTGTGTGTCGCTACTAAACGTGTTTGATCGAATTAATTCCCCGGCTGGGGTCAAAGCTGCAACAAagcagggaattttttttttttttttctgttttgctgacCGCTCGGTTCCTCTGGCACCCGGGGCTCTGCTGGCCTGTTGGCGCCTGATAAATACACGTTCGGGGAATTTCTCCTCCCAGAAACCCTTCCAGGGAGGGTAATTTTTGCTCCACCCACcggatgaggaatctgaggcccagggtggggcGGGGGCGCGTCAGGAGCTTGAGGTCCACACTGCAGGTGGCAGGGGTGACTCGACCCCGGGTCTGCTGTCTGTGGTGTCGGGCAGTGCCCCCGGGGCGAAAGCAGAAGGTGGAGTGACATTGGGTGGCCCCCCCAGGCCCGGGCGCCAGACTCCATCCCGAAATAGCCCCGcgtgggggttggggaggtgtTTGGACTCCATCCTCTGGACCAAGAGGCCTTGGGAGTCCGGGAGCAATGGTTTCCCTCGGAGTCTGCCCCTGCGAGTCTGCCCCTGCGGGTGCGGGTGCGGGTGGGTGGGCCCCGGGGAGTGGGTGAGGCTGCCATTCCTGCAGTTCTTGTCCTAACCCAGTGTctgtttccctctgtctctccttcccccacctgTCTCATGCTCGTGGGCTCTCCTTGTCGCCCCCCGTTGTCTGCGTGCGCCCCCTCACCATCTCGTCTCCCTTGCTCTGTGCCGGtgtctgcctccttcctgggTTCCTGTCTCCCCATCTCTGTGCGGCTCCCCAACCATCTGTGTGTCggttctctcctctctctctctctcgcgtATTTCTCCCCTCGGTTTTGTCGTGTGTGCCCCTCTTGATCTCTTCCGGGCCCCCCTACACCCCCCGCCtggtctctcccctcctctccccggATGCCACCTGTCTCCACTCTCTTGGACTCTCTCCCACCAGTGGCGCTTGAGGCTACAAGCCCAAGGTAAGCGCAGAGGCTGCCCCGGGGGGTGTCGGAGGAGGAGGGCTAGCCCGGGAGGCCCCTGTTGACCCCTGTGGTGATCTCCACCCCTTTCAGTATCTTGCCCTCAAGAAGAAGCTGGAAGATGAGTTCCCCGGACGCCTGGACATCGTGAGTCTTGGGGACGGGGGAAGGAATGGGTCGCCTCGTGCATCCCTCAGCCCCGGATGGCAGGGGGTGGTGGTTTGGGTCAGCCTCACCCTTCCCTCATGTTCTCCATTCCCTGGGTGGGGGCGGTGTCCCCAAGAGGGCATCTGAGCCCCTTCAgtatctctctctccccacagtgTGGCGAGGGGACCCCCCAGGTCACCGGCTTCTTTGAAGTGATGGTGGCAGGGAAGTTGGTTCACTCCAAGAAGgtatgtctgtctgtccatcccgCCTCGTCCTGGAGCTGGAGAGGGCTTGGGGCTGGCACTGGTGTCTTGGTGCCGGCTCaccacttccttcttcctcctgtcCCCAGGGAGGCGATGGCTACGTGGACACGGAGGTCAAGTTCCTGAAGCTGGTGGCCGCCATCAAGGCTGCCTTGGCTCAGGGCTGACGTGCCCGGAAGGCAGAG encodes:
- the SELENOW gene encoding selenoprotein W — encoded protein: MAGRRAPLPPLWAFLSSIPPPTLVRAPDAQEWTLRGRSPRAQTSRVPAGGRSSSALWASSRSRTMALAVRVVYCGAUGYKPKYLALKKKLEDEFPGRLDICGEGTPQVTGFFEVMVAGKLVHSKKGGDGYVDTEVKFLKLVAAIKAALAQG